In Paenarthrobacter sp. GOM3, a single window of DNA contains:
- a CDS encoding winged helix-turn-helix domain-containing protein has product MTASLSLSQARRIALAAQGLAKERPTGPVTPRAVGRTFARLQLVQIDSVNVVARSHYLPFFSRLGNYNPDILHIMAGRKPRKMMEYWAHEASFIRPEHFHDLLLWQKRAWVGAHHLDPLERQGMEERILAALASGRPMTASELTAKLGHVHDAARDQWGWNWNMVKRVLEHLFEEGKVSAASRTQQFERKYTLTARVVPDLPPAVLDPEASLDRLIEAAAQAHGIGTVRCFSDYFRTPVKAGAESVRRLVKSGRLEPVSIRGWDRETFKHVEAKMPRKAEGRALLSPFDSLVFERRRLEELFGFHYRIEIYTPAAKRRFGYYVLPFLLRERIVARVDLKADRASGQLLVRSAFGEAGAPADTAVELAAELCLMARWLGLGEVVVWPVGDLAASLAKEVAIRSVDTVAQAQADSPLTGEPGNVALVSPVD; this is encoded by the coding sequence ATGACCGCTTCGCTGAGCCTCTCACAGGCACGGCGGATCGCATTGGCAGCTCAGGGTTTGGCAAAGGAACGGCCCACCGGCCCCGTGACACCACGGGCGGTGGGCCGGACCTTTGCCCGGCTCCAGTTGGTCCAGATCGATTCCGTGAACGTAGTGGCACGCAGCCACTACCTTCCGTTCTTTTCCCGGTTGGGCAACTACAACCCGGACATCCTGCACATCATGGCCGGCCGGAAGCCGCGCAAAATGATGGAGTACTGGGCGCACGAGGCCAGCTTCATCCGGCCGGAGCACTTCCACGACCTGCTTCTGTGGCAAAAACGCGCCTGGGTTGGCGCACACCATCTGGATCCCTTGGAACGCCAGGGCATGGAGGAACGCATACTCGCAGCCCTTGCCTCGGGGCGCCCAATGACCGCATCTGAGCTGACGGCGAAGCTCGGACACGTCCACGACGCTGCACGTGACCAGTGGGGTTGGAACTGGAATATGGTCAAGCGCGTGCTGGAGCACCTCTTTGAAGAAGGAAAGGTCTCCGCGGCTTCAAGGACCCAGCAATTCGAACGCAAATACACCCTGACTGCCAGGGTTGTCCCTGACCTGCCGCCCGCGGTGCTTGATCCCGAAGCATCCTTGGACCGCCTGATCGAGGCCGCTGCCCAAGCCCACGGCATTGGCACGGTACGGTGTTTCTCCGACTACTTCCGTACACCGGTGAAGGCCGGAGCGGAATCGGTCCGGCGTTTGGTGAAGTCCGGCCGACTGGAACCGGTGTCAATCCGTGGCTGGGACCGTGAAACCTTCAAGCACGTCGAGGCAAAGATGCCGCGAAAGGCGGAAGGACGCGCTTTGCTCAGTCCCTTTGACTCCTTGGTTTTCGAACGAAGACGCCTGGAAGAGCTTTTTGGCTTCCACTATCGGATTGAGATCTACACCCCGGCCGCCAAGCGGCGTTTCGGCTACTACGTTCTGCCGTTCCTCCTCAGGGAACGGATCGTGGCCCGGGTGGATCTCAAGGCCGACAGGGCCTCTGGGCAGCTCCTGGTGCGCTCGGCGTTCGGCGAGGCCGGCGCACCGGCGGATACCGCCGTCGAACTTGCAGCGGAGCTTTGCCTCATGGCCCGCTGGCTGGGTTTGGGCGAAGTGGTGGTTTGGCCCGTTGGCGACCTTGCAGCCAGCCTGGCCAAGGAGGTGGCAATCCGCAGTGTCGATACTGTTGCGCAAGCACAGGCAGACAGTCCGCTCACAGGTGAACCCGGCAACGTGGCGTTGGTCTCTCCCGTAGACTGA